One Silene latifolia isolate original U9 population chromosome 4, ASM4854445v1, whole genome shotgun sequence DNA segment encodes these proteins:
- the LOC141653839 gene encoding uncharacterized protein LOC141653839, which yields MDEIEVDEASNIAPLNSVKVILKTVGPSRPTHLRVPSHIKVRDFRKLVAEGERLPTESVRLILRGKALHDRKNGEDVDIQLADGDSFIVAVRPKAPPKHVRAGYDDEEEDEDDLKFQLPESASRWKWRLFCILHDKLKLPDIVLIAIFSLSLKAWVFIILWFLLAPVAHKWELGPLYILATGFATIFLNLGHRQAGELSAYSIFNEDFRELPGTFNADRVDRDIRTGQM from the exons ATGGATGAGATTGAAGTTGATGAAGCAAGTAATATAGCACCCTTAAATTCCGTTAAAGTCATTCTCAAGACTGTTGGCCCTTCTCGTCCTACTCATCTCAGAGTCCCTTCTCACATTAAG GTACGAGATTTCAGAAAATTAGTCGCGGAAGGTGAACGTTTACCTACTGAGAGCGTAAGGCTTATTTTACGGGGAAAAGCATTGCATGATAGAAAAAATGGAGAAGATGTGGACATCCAACTTGCTGATGGTG ATTCCTTCATTGTAGCAGTCAGGCCTAAGGCACCACCAAAGCATGTTAGAGCTGGatatgatgatgaggaagaggatgaggatgatCTG AAATTTCAGCTTCCAGAGTCCGCAAGTCGATGGAAGTGGAGGCTCTTTTGCATTTTGCACGATAAGTTGAAACTTCCTG ATATCGTTTTGATCGCAATTTTCTCTCTCAGCTTAAAGGCATGGGTCTTTATCATCCTGTGGTTTTTGTTGGCTCCTGTTGCACACAAATGGGAATTGGGACCTTTATAT ATACTTGCAACTGGATTTGCTACCATCTTTTTAAATCTTGGACATCGCCAAGCAGGTGAACTAAG TGCATATTCTATCTTCAACGAGGATTTCAGAGAGCTTCCTGGAACCTTCAATGCAGATCGCGTGGATAGAGACATCCGAACAGGTCAGATGTGA
- the LOC141651943 gene encoding uncharacterized protein LOC141651943, translating into MVYGSYDVHERQRLWSGLADVSSAEPWLVLGDFNVVRQPSEKLSNTPPVLQEMIEFNDCLAAFNLDDRTSSGCEMTWNNKQDLNSRVWSKLDRVLANPGWLASLPDSFALFQEAGFSDHSPVLVHVSNDSKKVKRFSFLNSWIDHPAYLAIVAAAWTAEKTGSPMFSLFEKLKSVRTALTKFLFFLVKM; encoded by the coding sequence ATGGTTTATGGTAGTTATGATGTTCATGAAAGGCAAAGGTTATGGAGTGGGTTAGCTGATGTTTCTTCTGCTGAGCCTTGGTTAGTCCTTGGGGATTTTAATGTGGTCAGGCAGCCTTCTGAAAAACTAAGCAACACCCCTCCAGTATTGCAGGAAATGATTGAGTTCAATGACTGTCTTGCTGCTTTTAATTTGGATGATCGAACTAGCTCTGGTTGTGAAATGACCTGGAATAATAAGCAAGATCTTAATTCTAGGGTCTGGTCCAAGCTGGATAGGGTCCTGGCTAATCCTGGTTGGCTTGCTTCCCTGCCTGATTCTTTTGCCTTATTTCAGGAAGCTGGATTTTCTGACCATTCTCCTGTCCTGGTTCATGTTTCTAATGACAGTAAGAAGGTGAAGAGATTTAGTTTCTTGAACAGCTGGATTGATCATCCTGCTTATCTTGCTATTGTAGCTGCTGCTTGGACAGCTGAGAAAACTGGTAGCCCCATGTTTAGTTTGTTTGAGAAATTAAAAAGTGTCAGGACTGCTCTTACtaagtttcttttttttttggtgaaaatgtaa